A window of Deltaproteobacteria bacterium contains these coding sequences:
- the hrcA gene encoding heat-inducible transcriptional repressor HrcA — protein MNETAATRIKNILQTVIIQYIYAGEPVGSGMVSKRHIPHLSPATIRHIMSEMEEMGYLMQPHASAGRIPTDKGFRFYIDSILKIKELPQAEREKINARCQRSQEIENIMSDASSILSSLSNCMGVVLAPRFDNVFIKHIEFIRLGRTQVMMLLVSNSAIVQNYIVRIEEDLKQHDLERMSAYLNSIAKGLTLRKLKKKIIEEMRKEKTLYDRLMAKALKLSKAALDEGKNRNAGNIYVEGKANIFDQPEFIEDAEKMKLLFKTFEEKSVLVKVLDKAMDANGVQIFIGPESGFDEIRECSVVTAPYSNNGNIFGTLGIIGPMRMNYSRVIPLVNYTADLLSDIMARREAV, from the coding sequence ATGAATGAGACAGCGGCAACACGTATTAAAAATATACTTCAGACCGTAATCATACAATATATCTATGCCGGCGAGCCTGTTGGCTCAGGGATGGTGAGCAAGAGGCATATTCCACACCTAAGCCCCGCCACAATAAGGCATATCATGTCGGAGATGGAGGAGATGGGGTATCTGATGCAGCCACATGCCTCTGCGGGCAGGATACCTACTGATAAAGGCTTCAGATTTTATATTGACAGTATCCTGAAGATAAAGGAGCTGCCCCAGGCAGAGAGAGAAAAGATAAATGCACGGTGTCAGAGGTCACAGGAGATTGAAAATATAATGTCCGATGCGTCAAGCATCCTGTCGTCCCTGTCAAATTGCATGGGTGTTGTTCTTGCCCCAAGGTTTGATAATGTTTTTATAAAGCACATTGAATTTATAAGGCTCGGCAGGACACAGGTTATGATGCTGCTTGTTTCCAACTCGGCCATTGTCCAGAATTATATTGTCAGGATAGAAGAAGACTTGAAGCAGCATGACCTTGAAAGGATGTCGGCTTATTTAAACAGTATTGCAAAGGGGTTGACACTGCGGAAGCTCAAGAAAAAGATAATAGAAGAGATGAGGAAGGAAAAAACCCTTTACGACCGGCTTATGGCAAAGGCGCTTAAATTAAGCAAGGCCGCCCTGGATGAGGGCAAAAACAGAAATGCCGGCAATATATATGTGGAAGGCAAGGCCAATATATTTGACCAGCCTGAATTCATTGAAGACGCGGAAAAGATGAAACTCCTCTTCAAAACATTTGAGGAGAAATCGGTTCTGGTGAAGGTGCTTGATAAGGCTATGGACGCCAATGGCGTTCAAATATTTATCGGCCCTGAGAGCGGATTTGATGAAATCAGGGAGTGCAGCGTTGTAACCGCGCCTTACAGCAACAACGGCAATATATTTGGAACCCTTGGGATAATAGGGCCTATGAGGATGAATTACTCCAGGGTCATACCTCTGGTAAATTATACCGCGGATCTTTTAAGCGATATAATGGCCAGAAGAGAAGCGGTGTAA
- the grpE gene encoding nucleotide exchange factor GrpE produces MGEQEKEDIEIESPDKDLQGQAEIKRLNLCLEQKTKEAEAAFDKFLRACADLENYKKRAEKEKGELISFSNERFIKEVLPVVDNLERAIDHIEDESDLAAVKDGIKLVLDNLLAVLKKFGVEAASAMGDKFDPTRHEAISQEEILNSDPGTIIKEFHKGYYLNGRLLRPAMVVIAKATEKSKEKEETEEGRTEKQSQRAIESE; encoded by the coding sequence ATGGGAGAGCAGGAAAAAGAGGACATAGAAATAGAATCCCCTGATAAAGACCTTCAGGGACAGGCGGAAATAAAAAGGCTCAATCTTTGCCTTGAGCAAAAGACAAAAGAGGCAGAGGCAGCCTTTGATAAATTTTTAAGGGCATGCGCAGACCTTGAAAACTACAAGAAGCGGGCAGAAAAAGAAAAAGGTGAATTGATAAGCTTTTCAAATGAAAGGTTTATAAAAGAGGTCCTCCCTGTAGTGGATAACCTTGAAAGGGCAATTGACCATATAGAGGATGAATCAGATCTTGCCGCTGTGAAAGATGGAATAAAACTTGTCCTTGATAATCTTTTGGCTGTCCTAAAAAAGTTCGGCGTTGAGGCGGCCTCTGCAATGGGCGATAAATTTGACCCAACAAGGCATGAGGCAATAAGCCAGGAAGAGATATTGAACTCTGATCCGGGAACTATTATTAAGGAGTTTCATAAAGGTTATTACCTTAACGGCAGGCTTTTAAGGCCTGCCATGGTTGTTATAGCAAAGGCGACGGAAAAGTCTAAGGAAAAAGAAGAGACAGAGGAAGGGAGGACTGAAAAGCAGAGTCAGAGAGCCATAGAGTCAGAGTAA